GAACGGGTCTGACAGAGCCAACCAATCGTCAGCCCATGGTAGGGGGCTGACGATGGACTGGACGATGAACTGGCGGCCTGCGACCTTGGTTCCGATCCTCGGCGCTTACGTCACGCGCAAGTTCACCTGCCCCAACGTCGCGAACCGCGCCGCATAGTCCGCCCCGGCTTCGGCATAAACCAACCCGCTCAGCAGCCCGGTCGCCACCACATCACCCGCGCGCAACCCCTTGCCGCGACGGCGCAAATCATTGGCAAGCCACACCAAAACCTCCGCCGGATCGCCCAACGCATTGGCCCCGACCCCGCTCGCCTTTTCTTCGCCGTCCTGAAACACCGCGACCGTTTCACCGCGCAGGTCCATGCCCGGATCAAACGCCACCTCGGCCCCGCAGATCACTGCGCTGTTGAACGTCCCATCCGCCACCAGCCATTCCTTGGCCTCGCGAATGTCCCCCGGCAGGCGCTTGTTGACCCATTCAAACACCGGCATCACCGCGCCGACCGCCCCCAGAACCTCGGCGCGCGTATACGCCCCGTCGCGCGGCGGCAGGCTCTCTTTCATGCGAAACCCGACCTCGGCCTCCAGAATGCCCAAATCCCCCTCGGCCAAGCCTAAACCCGCGCCGCTCTCAAACACCGCATCCGCAAACACCGGCCCGGCAAAGGGCGCATCTACCCCCACGACCTCTTGCGCCAGTTTTGATGTCAGCCCGACTTTCCACCCCGCGACCAGCACGCCCATCGCCGCAACCATCGCGTCTTGCACCGCAAAGGCGTCATCCAAACTCTCCGGCCTGTCGCACGGATAATCCCGCAGCTTGCGCCCCTCGCGCCGCGCCTCAGCCAACACGCGTCCTAATGTTTGATGATCCATCCTCACTCCCTCTATCCTTTTGCGCGAAACCCCCACGCGATACAGCCAACAACAAGGCCCCAAACCGCCGCGCCCAGCCCGAAAAAGCTCACCCCCGACGCGGTCACAACAAAGGTCAGCGCCGCCGCCTCGCGCCCTTCGCTTGCCTGCAACGCGCCCGCCGCCGACCCTGCGAAAACGCTGATCAACGCCACCCCGGCCAGCGTCGCCAAAACATGCTCCGGCGCGATGGCGGTCAAGGCGGTAATCAACCCGGCAAACACACCCAGCACGCAATAAAATCCACCGGCCCACACCGCAGCCATATAGCGGCGCGCCGGGTCCGGGTGGGCATCTTCGCTGGCGCACATCGCCGCCGTGATCGCCGCCAAACACGTCGCTGGCGCGCCGAACGGCGCAGATAAAACGCTAAACCCGCCAACGCCTGAAAACATCGGCCCGGCAGGCGGGTGAAAGCCATTGATGCTCAAAATCGACATGCCCGGCACATTCTGTGTGGCCATCGTAACGACAAACAGCGGCAAACCAATCCCGACGATCGCGCCCAGCGAGAACACAGGCGCCACGAACACGGGTTGGCTCAACACCTGATCCGGCACCGGCAGGGCAAAATCATTCGCGGCGACGATCACAACGACCATCGCGACCACCGCTGCGGGTGTCGAAAACAACCGCGCAAACCGGCCCACCACGAACCACGTCACGATAATCGGCAAGACGTATTGCGGCACTTCTGCCACCGCCGCCACCGGCGCTGCGCAAATCGACAACAACACCCCTGCCAGCATTGCCTGCGTCACCGGCGCCGGAATCGCCGTGGCCAACCGCGCCAATGGCCGCCAGAACCCCGCAACCACAGTCAGCACACCGGCCACGATAAACCCCGCCACCGCGCCGCCAAACCCCGCCGCATCCGGTGCCGTCACCGCCAGCAGCGCCGCCCCCGGTGTCGACCATGCCACGCTGACCGGCATCTTCTGCCACAGGCTCAAAACGATCCCGGCCAAGCCCATTGCAACCGCCGCCGCCATCAATCCTGACGCGGCCTGCGCTGGCGAGGCCCCGACCTGAACAAGGCCCTGCAATACAATCGGAAAAGAGCTGAAGAAGCCGACAATCGCCACCACAAATCCGGTGGTCAGAGGCTGCAACGCGGCGCGCTTGCTGGTCATGTTTTCCGGTCCTATCGCGGTTCGATCCAGCGAGCCTAAACCGCTTCACGAGGCCATGAAACCCCGGAAACCCACCTCTCACCCGGCTTATGCAGACCGCTCAACCAGCACCCTGCGCCATCTCACCCACGGCCTCGCGCCAATGCCTTCGACACAGGCTCACATAGGTCTCATTGCCGCCGATCTGCACTTGCGCGCCGTCTTTCAAAACCCGCCCTTCACCGTCCATCCGCACCACCATCGTGGCCTTCTTGCCGCAATGACAAATCGTGCGCACCTCGCGCATTTCGTCCGACAAGGCCAGCAACGCCGCCGATCCGGGAAACAGCTCTCCGCGAAAATCCACCCGCAGCCCGTAACACATCACCGGCACGCCCAGATCATCAACCGCCCGCGCCAGTTGCCAGACCTGATCCTTGGTCAAAAATTGGGCTTCGTCGATGAAAACACAGGCAACCTGCCCCAGCGCCAAACGCCCCTGCAGTCGCTCAAAAAGATCATCCTTGGGCAAAAACGTCTCTGCCGCCTGCCCAATCCCGATCCGGCTGGCGATCCGCCCCTCGCCCGCGCGATCATCAAGCTTCGCAGTCAGCAGGAATGTCTCCATCCCCCGCTCACGATAGTTGTGCGACGCCTGCAAAAGCACGGTCGATTTGCCCGCGTTCATGGTGGAATAGTTGAAATAAAGCTTGGCCATAGCCACGGGTTTTACCCCGCCCCCTGCCGGATGCAAGAGGTGGCAAGGCCGGAAACCGCCAAAGACACAACGCATAAACGTGCAGGGCAGGCCACTGGGGATGGAGCTTGCACGAATATAAGCCTTGGACGAACCTCCCGGCCCTGCCCTCCACGCCGGCCTGGCACAGACGCGACATGAAAGCCCCAACGCAAGGTCAGGGCTTTTTCAACGATGACATCGCTTGTAAAACAGACTAATGGGAAAAGAGTTAACGATTTCCCCCGTAGTTTTTGAAAGGGGGAGGAAACAGGGGATGAACACGCTATGCCTGGTGTCGGCAGCTATCTGAAAAAGCACACAGAAGCCTTGGTCAAGGATGTCGGCATCGAACCGGCCTGCACTTTGACCGGCAAATCCAAAGCAACGCTGGGCCGGTATTATTCCGACAGCGAAGAGCACGCCGACCGCTTCATGCCGGTCGACGCGGTCGCCGCATTGGAAGAAGCCGCCAGCTTCCCCCATGTGACATCGGCCCTTGCCGATCTCAAAGGCATCACGCTCAGCTATGATGACCGGCACAAGAACTCCGACGAAAAAGGTGGCATCAACGCCGATGTCATCGCCCTCAGTCAGCGGTTTGCCATGTTGATGGCCGAATACCAGCAGTCCATCGAAGACGGCATCATCACCGTGAACGAAGCCAAGCGCCTGTTGAAAGAAACCGTTGCCCTGCAACAGGTTCTGATCGACATGAAACTGCACCTCGAAGAGGGTCCGGCCTGACTGGCCCCGGCCCCTCCCCGCCCCGGCGCGGCATGATCGAGGCGGAGGAATACACGCCCGAACTGCTGCGCAACTTCCTTGCCGATCTCGAAACCACGACCCACTCGCGTGAGGTCTGGGCGTTGCTCGTGGCCCTTGGCCGCGAGATCAACCTGCCCTACATCGACTTCATCTGCGCCAGTTCCTATGCCGACTTTCGCAAAACCCTGTTCATTCGCACCTCTTATGACTCGTCATGGCTGAATGCGGTCAATCAGGATCCGAACCTGCACAAATGGTCCTACTTCCGCAGCCATGCGTTGCACCACCTCACGCCCATCATGATCGGGATCGAGTTTATTGAGGAGTATTACCATATCCCCGCCCGCCGGGTTGAGGTCCTGCGCGAAGCCGCCGCGCGCGCATACGCTCGGGCTATTCCATTCCGCTGCGCCTGCACTCTCCGCCGCAGGCCGCGCTGATTACCTTTGCCGGAGATCACGCTCGCCGCGACATGATCGCCATCATCCGCGCCCACGGCTGGACCCTGACCACCGCCGCCATGGCCGCCCATCAACGCTATATGATGCATTTCTCCGCCGAATTCCCCGAGCGCAACAAAGTCAGCGCCAAGCAGCTGGAATTGCTCGAAAAAATCGGCCTCGGATTGCAGGATAAACAGATCGCGGCCGAGCTTGGCGTGTCGATTTCCGCTATCCGGCAGAGGATGCAAACCCTGATGGAGCGGACCGGCCTGACCGCCCGCGCCGAACTCGCTGCGCTGGCGATGAGCATGGGCGCATTGCCTGACCCGCTGCACGGCCCCGCTGCGGATACCTCTGAAATCCTGATCGAAATGGATTCAGCCGGTCATCGCCGCCGCAAGGCCCCCGATACCCAAAAGTAAGGCCCGGCAAAGTAAGGCCCGACAAAAAAATAAGGACGTCCCCGAAAGGACGCCCTCACTTGCTGGAAATCACGAATTAAAAATGCCTTTAACTGGGTCGTAGCAAGAACATTCGCCCAAATCACAAGGGCCGGGATTTCCGGCACTTAGGAAGCTTAAAAACACCGACGGGAAAACACCGGTGCGTGACGGACTTTCGCTATGGGGTTACAAAACCCAATCACAAACTCCCCTCGATAGGTGAAGTTTACTACGATTCCCTCGTCTCACATGTCGCGAATCCACGGTTTCGCCCCATGCCGGATTGCATTTTTCAGTAGGATTTTACATCTAGCCTGTAACTTCTTACAGGTTTTGAAGTTGGCGATGGGTTAGCGGCCCCCCTAAGTCGCTGTGCTCACGGCCTAAACCTTCGCGTTACCCCCACCCGGAGTCACGCAGGGAAGAACCCCCGGCACCACACCCTCACCCGGTAAATACGCCCGCGCATGATCGACAAAGGCGCGCACCGTCAATCCGGCCCCTTTTGCCATGACGATCCCCAATTGCATCGGCGCCACCGCCCCTTCAAGGGGCACAAATACCAACGGCTTGCCATCGGGCGCATTCGCGCTCACCGGGCGGATATTGGCAATGCCATAGCCGTATCCATTCGCCACCAACGAGCGCATCACCGCCATATCGCGCGTGCGCTCGGCAATCTTCGGCGCAGCACCTGAGCCGGCAAAAAACGACAGGAAATACTCCGCTGAATACGGCAATTCGAGCAATATCATCGGATGCGCGCGCAAATCTTCCACCGTCACGGCACTGCGCGTGGCCAGCGGATGCGCCTCGGCCAGCATCACAAACGGATGCAGCGGCAAGATCGGCACAAAATCGAGATCACCGGGAATATCCATGTCATAGCTCAGCGCCACGTCGATCTCAGCCCGCCGCAGCCGCTCGAAAATCGCCTGCTGATCCAGCTCGAACTGGCGAATATCCACCCCCGGATGCGCCTCCTCAAACCCGCGCCGCAAGCCCGGCACAATGATCTGCGCGAACGTCAGCAAACATCCCAACGCCAACGGCCCGCGCACCTCTCCGGCCACATCCTCTGCCATCCGGCCCAGAACCCGCGCCTCCCCCAACAGCTTCTCTGCCTGCCCCAACATCTGCGCCCCGGCCTGAGTCAAGGTCAGCCCCTTCGCCCGATGCCGCACAAACAGCGTCAGCCCCAACTGCCCCTCTAACTGCGTGATCGCGGCTGAAATTGTCGGCGACGACACCCGCACAACATCCGCCGCCCCCGCCACCGATCCCGCGCGCGCCACCGCCACGAAATACTCAAGCTGGCGAAGGGTGAACCGCTCCCTCATTCATCCCCCGGCACACCATAAGATGGCGCCGCCCTCGGATCGCGCGCGCGCTGCACATAATCCGCCATTTGCGGCTTATAGACATCCCACGCCGCCGAAACCGCCGCAATCGGACAGCCCTCCTCGATCCAGTCACAGCGTAAATCAACCAACGGCCACGGCTCGCGGTCCACCACCATGATGCCCGCCGAATGCACCGGCCCGGCCTCACCACCTGCCGCCAATCCGGCCTTGAGCGCGGTCATCAGCCGATCCCCAAGATGCCCCTCGGCCTCTTCAAAGGCCGCCGCCATTGCCGCCGGAACATCCTCATTGGCCAAAAGGTTCCCCCCCGCCGCCACATCGCGCCCCTCGGCCTGCGTCCAAAGCCCCAGCGCCTCCTGCCCCGAATGAACCGCCGTTCCCCCGGCCCCATCCACCGCCAGCACCTGACGAAATTCCATGAA
This genomic window from Rhodobacteraceae bacterium D3-12 contains:
- a CDS encoding DUF1028 domain-containing protein, translated to MTFSVVARCGETGMFGVAISSSSPAVAARCSHAQAGVGAVASQNITDPTLGPMALDVMGRGMSAAEAVAEVQRRGGFMEFRQVLAVDGAGGTAVHSGQEALGLWTQAEGRDVAAGGNLLANEDVPAAMAAAFEEAEGHLGDRLMTALKAGLAAGGEAGPVHSAGIMVVDREPWPLVDLRCDWIEEGCPIAAVSAAWDVYKPQMADYVQRARDPRAAPSYGVPGDE
- a CDS encoding LysR family transcriptional regulator, coding for MRERFTLRQLEYFVAVARAGSVAGAADVVRVSSPTISAAITQLEGQLGLTLFVRHRAKGLTLTQAGAQMLGQAEKLLGEARVLGRMAEDVAGEVRGPLALGCLLTFAQIIVPGLRRGFEEAHPGVDIRQFELDQQAIFERLRRAEIDVALSYDMDIPGDLDFVPILPLHPFVMLAEAHPLATRSAVTVEDLRAHPMILLELPYSAEYFLSFFAGSGAAPKIAERTRDMAVMRSLVANGYGYGIANIRPVSANAPDGKPLVFVPLEGAVAPMQLGIVMAKGAGLTVRAFVDHARAYLPGEGVVPGVLPCVTPGGGNAKV
- a CDS encoding LuxR C-terminal-related transcriptional regulator — protein: MIAIIRAHGWTLTTAAMAAHQRYMMHFSAEFPERNKVSAKQLELLEKIGLGLQDKQIAAELGVSISAIRQRMQTLMERTGLTARAELAALAMSMGALPDPLHGPAADTSEILIEMDSAGHRRRKAPDTQK
- a CDS encoding fumarylacetoacetate hydrolase family protein → MDHQTLGRVLAEARREGRKLRDYPCDRPESLDDAFAVQDAMVAAMGVLVAGWKVGLTSKLAQEVVGVDAPFAGPVFADAVFESGAGLGLAEGDLGILEAEVGFRMKESLPPRDGAYTRAEVLGAVGAVMPVFEWVNKRLPGDIREAKEWLVADGTFNSAVICGAEVAFDPGMDLRGETVAVFQDGEEKASGVGANALGDPAEVLVWLANDLRRRGKGLRAGDVVATGLLSGLVYAEAGADYAARFATLGQVNLRVT
- a CDS encoding thymidine kinase translates to MAKLYFNYSTMNAGKSTVLLQASHNYRERGMETFLLTAKLDDRAGEGRIASRIGIGQAAETFLPKDDLFERLQGRLALGQVACVFIDEAQFLTKDQVWQLARAVDDLGVPVMCYGLRVDFRGELFPGSAALLALSDEMREVRTICHCGKKATMVVRMDGEGRVLKDGAQVQIGGNETYVSLCRRHWREAVGEMAQGAG
- a CDS encoding benzoate/H(+) symporter BenE family transporter, giving the protein MTSKRAALQPLTTGFVVAIVGFFSSFPIVLQGLVQVGASPAQAASGLMAAAVAMGLAGIVLSLWQKMPVSVAWSTPGAALLAVTAPDAAGFGGAVAGFIVAGVLTVVAGFWRPLARLATAIPAPVTQAMLAGVLLSICAAPVAAVAEVPQYVLPIIVTWFVVGRFARLFSTPAAVVAMVVVIVAANDFALPVPDQVLSQPVFVAPVFSLGAIVGIGLPLFVVTMATQNVPGMSILSINGFHPPAGPMFSGVGGFSVLSAPFGAPATCLAAITAAMCASEDAHPDPARRYMAAVWAGGFYCVLGVFAGLITALTAIAPEHVLATLAGVALISVFAGSAAGALQASEGREAAALTFVVTASGVSFFGLGAAVWGLVVGCIAWGFRAKG